A single genomic interval of Candidatus Binatia bacterium harbors:
- the ftsA gene encoding cell division protein FtsA produces the protein MAKNLPIAALDVGTQKVTLLVAERAPSGLAILGIGTSASRGMRAGRVSDVEKTAAAILAALTEAERMAGSQIHNVVVSVSGDHVKGENSHGVARIDNDEVSSRAAARAITAAKAIPLPKDHRIIHLLRREFVVDGQVGITNPVGMSGVRLEAHLHVISAAEASLRNLAKSCNRAGLTISGTVASSLASAEAVLEHDEKELGVAVLDIGAGTTDLAVFQRGSVVHSAVFGVGGQDVTRDLAHVLETPLGEAETLKKRYGCAVVDLVDEEKMVEVTGIGGRLHREVQARHLAEIIEPRLEEIFEEVLDSIIKSGYGELLTSGVVLTGGTALMAGIVSLASRVLQLPVRLGEPSGVEGLGDEIDDASFATAVGLALGLPEKGMSEPWRAGVASRLVPGWVRRRFKEMV, from the coding sequence CACGCTGCTGGTGGCGGAGCGCGCGCCGAGCGGCCTTGCGATCCTCGGCATCGGCACCAGCGCGTCGCGTGGCATGCGCGCCGGCCGAGTCAGCGACGTCGAGAAGACCGCGGCCGCGATCCTGGCGGCACTGACCGAAGCCGAGCGCATGGCCGGCAGCCAGATCCACAACGTCGTCGTCTCGGTGTCCGGGGACCACGTCAAGGGCGAGAACAGCCACGGTGTCGCGCGCATCGACAACGACGAAGTCTCCAGCCGGGCCGCTGCGCGCGCGATCACGGCCGCCAAGGCGATCCCGCTGCCGAAAGACCACCGCATCATCCACCTGCTGCGCCGCGAATTCGTCGTCGACGGCCAGGTCGGCATCACCAATCCCGTCGGCATGAGCGGCGTTCGTCTCGAAGCCCACCTTCACGTGATCTCGGCGGCCGAAGCCTCGCTCCGCAACCTTGCGAAGAGCTGCAACCGCGCGGGACTCACGATCTCGGGAACGGTCGCCTCGTCGCTCGCTTCGGCCGAAGCCGTGCTCGAGCACGACGAAAAGGAACTCGGCGTCGCAGTCCTCGACATCGGCGCCGGAACGACCGACCTCGCGGTGTTCCAGCGCGGCTCGGTCGTGCACTCGGCGGTATTCGGCGTAGGCGGCCAGGACGTCACCCGCGATCTTGCCCACGTGCTCGAAACCCCGCTCGGCGAAGCCGAAACCCTCAAGAAACGCTACGGCTGTGCAGTGGTCGACCTGGTCGACGAGGAGAAGATGGTCGAGGTCACCGGCATCGGCGGCCGCCTTCACCGCGAGGTGCAGGCCCGCCATCTCGCGGAGATCATCGAGCCCCGTCTCGAGGAGATCTTCGAGGAGGTCCTCGATTCGATCATCAAGTCGGGCTACGGCGAACTGCTCACCTCCGGCGTCGTGCTGACGGGAGGCACCGCGCTGATGGCAGGGATCGTCAGCCTCGCCTCGCGGGTGCTGCAGCTTCCGGTGCGGCTCGGCGAGCCGAGCGGCGTCGAGGGCCTCGGCGACGAGATCGACGATGCCTCGTTCGCAACGGCGGTTGGCCTCGCGCTCGGGCTGCCGGAAAAGGGAATGAGCGAGCCATGGCGTGCCGGCGTCGCGTCACGACTCGTGCCGGGATGGGTAAGGCGCCGGTTCAAGGAGATGGTGTGA